From a single Miscanthus floridulus cultivar M001 chromosome 8, ASM1932011v1, whole genome shotgun sequence genomic region:
- the LOC136474261 gene encoding ammonium transporter 1 member 2, which produces MATCATTLAPLLGPAANATEYLCNQFADTTSAVDSTYLLFSAYLVFAMQLGFAMLCAGSVRAKNTMNIMLTNVLDAAAGALFYYLFGFAFAYGTPSNGFIGKHFFGLKRLPQVGFDYDFFLFQWAFAIAAAGITSGSIAERTQFVAYLIYSAFLTGFVYPVVSHWVWSADGWASPSRTSGKLLFGSGIIDFAGSSVVHMVGGIAGLWGALIEGPRIGRFDHAGRSVALRGHSASLVVLGTFLLWFGWFGFNPGSFLTILKSYGPAGSIHGQWSAVGRTAVTTTLAGSTAALTTLFGKRLQTGHWNVVDVCNGLLGGFAAITAGCSVVDPWAAVICGFVSAWVLIGLNALAARLRFDDPLEAAQLHGGCGAWGVLFTGLFARREYVEQIYGTPGRPYGLFMGGGGRLLAANVVMILVIAAWVSVTMAPLFLALNKLGLLRVSAEDELAGMDQTRHGGFAYAYHDDDLSLSSRPKGTQSTQIAAASSGEF; this is translated from the coding sequence ATGGCGACGTGCGCCACGACCCTCGCGCCGCTTCTGGGTCCGGCGGCGAACGCGACGGAGTACCTGTGCAACCAGTTCGCGGACACCACGTCGGCGGTGGACTCGACGTACCTGCTCTTCTCGGCGTACCTCGTCTTCGCCATGCAGCTCGGGTTCGCCATGCTCTGCGCGGGCTCCGTCCGCGCCAAGAACACCATGAACATCATGCTCACCAACGTgctcgacgccgccgccggcgcgctcTTCTACTACCTCTTCGGCTTCGCCTTCGCGTACGGGACCCCGTCCAACGGCTTCATCggcaagcacttcttcggcctcAAGCGGCTTCCCCAGGTCGGCTTCGACTACGACTTCTTCCTCTTCCAGTGGGCcttcgccatcgccgccgccgggaTCACGTCGGGCTCCATCGCCGAGCGCACGCAGTTCGTGGCGTACCTCATCTACTCCGCCTTCCTCACCGGCTTCGTGTACCCGGTGGTGTCCCACTGGGTCTGGTCCGCCGACGGCTGGGCCTCGCCGTCACGGACGTCGGGGAAGCTGCTCTTCGGCTCCGGCATCATCGACTTCGCCGGGTCCAGCGTCGTCCACATGGTGGGCGGCATCGCCGGCCTCTGGGGCGCCCTCATCGAGGGCCCCCGCATTGGGCGGTTCGACCACGCCGGCCGCTCCGTGGCGCTGCGCGGCCACAGCGCGTCGCTCGTCGTGCTCGGCACCTTCCTGCTGTGGTTCGGCTGGTTCGGGTTCAACCCCGGCTCGTTCCTCACCATCCTCAAGAGCTACGGCCCCGCCGGCAGCATCCACGGCCAGTGGTCGGCCGTGGGCCGCACGGCGGTGACCACCACCCTCGCCGGCAGCACGGCGGCGCTCACGACGCTCTTCGGGAAGAGGCTCCAGACGGGGCACTGGAACGTGGTCGACGTCTGCAACGGCCTCCTGGGCGGCTTCGCGGCCATCACCGCGGGCTGCTCCGTGGTCGACCCCTGGGCGGCCGTCATCTGCGGGTTCGTGTCGGCGTGGGTGCTCATCGGGCTCAACGCGCTGGCCGCCAGGCTCCGGTTCGACGATCCGCTGGAGGCCGCGCAGCTGCACGGCGGGTGCGGCGCGTGGGGGGTCCTCTTCACGGGGCTGTTCGCTCGCAGGGAGTACGTGGAGCAGATCTACGGCACGCCGGGGCGGCCGTACGGCCTGTTCATGGGCGGCGGCGGGAGGCTGCTGGCCGCGAACGTGGTGATGATCCTGGTGATCGCCGCGTGGGTGAGCGTCACCATGGCCCCGCTGTTCCTGGCGCTCAACAAGCTGGGGCTGCTCCGCGTCTCGGCCGAGGACGAGCTGGCCGGCATGGACCAGACGCGGCACGGCGGGTTCGCGTACGCTTACCACGACGACGACTTGAGCTTGAGCAGCAGACCGAAGGGGACTCAGAGCACGCAGATCGCGGCCGCGTCCAGCGGCGAGTTCTAG
- the LOC136474262 gene encoding LOW QUALITY PROTEIN: pentatricopeptide repeat-containing protein At1g33350 (The sequence of the model RefSeq protein was modified relative to this genomic sequence to represent the inferred CDS: substituted 1 base at 1 genomic stop codon) — protein sequence MRCSPQLSRRDFVAVLSRCSTRAHLEQLHADAFVTGCAAAQTTTFHLLRFAALRLSCLTYARHLFDATPHPNVFLYSAILSAYVSAAAAASPSSYAHARDALALFFRMLRHCRPAPNXFVYPLVLRAACGVGVGVGIVRSIHSHACKSCFCGYDVIRTSLLDGYSRHGMMADARKLFDGLTERNVVSWTVLVSGYARAGKVGDAIVLFERMPKRDVAAWNAIIAGCSQNGLFVEAVGIFGRMVDAGFWPNATTVSCVLSVCGHLGMLKIGKLIHCYAWRTCVGFGSSVLNGLIDMYGKCGNLEGARWIFDEVSDRSLATWNSLINCLALHGHSKCAISVFNEMRGEGIEPDVVTFVGLLNACTHGGFVDEGIKYFELMQHEHRLEPEIEHYGCIIDLLGRAGRFQDALNVISDMRIEADEVIWGSLLSACRVHRQVELSELAIRKLLELDPNNANYVVMLPNVYSRLWEEVMKVRKFVKEENIGKKLPGCSWIEVDRKTHRFYSGDDVHPESENIYDTLEDLAASMEL from the coding sequence ATGCGCTGCTCGCCTCAGCTATCCCGCCGCGACTTCGTCGCCGTGCTCTCCCGCTGCTCCACCCGCGCGCACCTCGAGCAGCTCCATGCCGACGCCTTCGTCACGGGGTGCGCCGCCGCACAGACCACCACCTTCCACCTGCTCCGCTTCGCCGCCCTCCGCCTTTCCTGCCTCACCTATGCCCGCCACCTCTTCGACGCCACGCCCCACCCCAACGTCTTCCTCTACTCCGCTATTCTCTCTGCATATGTCTCCGCCGCAGCCGCGGCCTCACCTTCATCCTACGCCCACGCCCGCGACGCGCTCGCCCTCTTCTTTCGCATGCTTCGTCACTGCCGCCCAGCGCCTAACTAGTTCGTGTACCCGCTCGTGCTCCGCGCTGcctgcggcgtcggcgtcggcgtcggcattGTCAGGTCGATCCACTCCCACGCCTGCAAGAGCTGCTTCTGTGGATACGATGTCATAAGGACCTCACTCCTCGATGGTTATTCGAGGCACGGTATGATGGCCGACGCGCGCAAGCTGTTTGACGGTTTGACCGAGAGGAACGTAGTCTCCTGGACCGTGCTGGTGTCCGGGTATGCAAGGGCAGGGAAGGTTGGGGATGCGATCGTGCTCTTCGAGCGGATGCCCAAAAGGGACGTGGCTGCATGGAACGCAATCATCGCAGGCTGCTCTCAGAACGGGCTGTTTGTGGAGGCGGTTGGGATTTTTGGGAGGATGGTGGACGCGGGGTTCTGGCCAAATGCAACCACCGTTTCTTGTGTACTATCTGTGTGTGGGCATCTTGGGATGCTGAAGATTGGGAAGTTGATCCACTGCTACGCGTGGAGGACCTGTGTTGGTTTTGGCTCATCCGTTCTGAATGGGTTGATTGATATGTACGGTAAATGTGGGAATCTGGAGGGGGCAAGGTGGATCTTTGATGAGGTTTCTGATAGAAGCCTAGCAACTTGGAATTCTCTGATCAATTGTCTGGCACTGCATGGGCACAGCAAGTGTGCAATATCGGTGTTTAATGAGATGAGGGGTGAAGGGATTGAACCTGATGTGGTTACTTTCGTTGGACTGTTGAATGCATGCACTCATGGAGGGTTCGTTGATGAAGGCATTAAGTACTTTGAATTGATGCAGCATGAGCACAGACTTGAACCAGAGATTGAACATTATGGGTGTATCATCGACCTTCTTGGTAGGGCAGGCCGGTTTCAGGATGCATTGAATGTTATCAGCGATATGAGAATTGAAGCAGATGAAGTCATATGGGGGTCATTGCTCAGTGCATGTAGAGTACACAGACAAGTAGAACTTTCTGAGTTAGCAATTCGAAAGTTACTAGAGTTGGATCCAAATAATGCAAACTACGTGGTGATGCTGCCAAATGTATACAGTCGCTTGTGGGAAGAGgtgatgaaagtaagaaaattcGTGAAGGAGGAGAATATAGGCAAGAAGCTGCCTGGTTGTAGCTGGATTGAGGTGGACCGCAAGACACACCGGTTTTACTCTGGTGATGATGTTCATCCTGAGTCAGAGAATATATATGACACTCTTGAGGATTTAGCTGCCTCAATGGAATTATGA